In Ostrea edulis chromosome 10, xbOstEdul1.1, whole genome shotgun sequence, one genomic interval encodes:
- the LOC125665908 gene encoding synaptosomal-associated protein 47-like — protein MKMSMQETYIIKKWPCSYYDNTVRRWMYGTLCIMGHGIKFTTDDENSHQDIHYSNIAEVKKTMTGIIFRAVFVATKTGIKHWFSSFSDVQSVVQFINFFLRSKLLQRKDTKSTMDTEIKGRTEMGRKLLTVAMDSEKTLQNAAETLNSQGHQLNSAMATMMDIHSDLDVTENLISGLESWLGRWSLPEEYKANDPIVVFDSDLSMEIDHEILYTKLEPNKLNAQNLGIFRLVQGGIYLMTDRQRVVHHFTWGDISRIRVVSPWEITVTRFQIGKADISYSLVFTSVYSVLGILDKRLRSKVEFSQDAFREETSNTKPLSTTLTCNSSKELFQRKSKKDTEVRIPESDRHATGNVELKASGNSMNRSQVLQLGVQKTVSDQEVAELSSILGDLKSLALGVNQEIGEQDDMINKLNRTVEDANIRVANTEKRVQKLLT, from the exons ATGAAAATGTCAATGCAAGAGACTTACATCATTAAAAAATGGCCGTGTAGTTACTATGACAACACAGTTCGAAGATGGATGTATGGGACCTTGTGTATTATGGGCCATggcataaaatttacaacagACGATGAAAATTCACATCAGGACATACATTATTCGAACATAGCTGAAGTGAAGAAAACGATGACTGGCATTATATTTAGAGCAGTCTTTGTTGCCACGAAGACTGGGATAAAACACTGGTTTTCTTCATTTTCTGATGTTCAGTCAGTTGTGCAATTCATCAACTTCTTTCTGAGGTCAAAATTATTGCAGAGAAAAGACACCAAAAGTACGATGGACACAGAGATTAAGGGACGGACTGAAATGGGTCGCAAGCTGTTGACTGTTGCCATGGATTCAGagaaaacattacaaaatgCTGCAGAAACACTCAATAGTCAG GGTCACCAGCTAAATTCAGCGATGGCGACAATGATGGATATTCATTCTGACCTGGATGTTACAGAAAACCTCATTTCAGGTTTAGAATCCTGGCTTGGCCGCTGGTCACTCCCAGAGGAGTACAAGGCTAATGACCCCATTGTGGTCTTTGACTCGGACCTCTCTATGGAGATCGATCATGAAATTTTGTACACCAAACTGGAACCAAATAAATTAAATGCACAGAATTTAGGTATCTTCAGATTAGTTCAGGGTGGAATTTACCTAATGACAGACAGGCAGAGAGTGGTCCACCACTTTACATGGGGCGATATTTCCCGTATCCGTGTGGTTAGCCCATGGGAAATCACAGTGACCCGATTTCAGATTGGGAAAGCTGACATATCCTACTCTCTCGTGTTCACTTCTGTGTATAGTGTGCTGGGTATTCTGGATAAAAGGCTCCGGAGTAAGGTGGAGTTCTCCCAAGATGCCTTTCGCGAGGAAACATCAAATACCAAGCCACTTAGTACAACCTTAACCTGTAATTCCTCTA AAGAACTGTTTCAGAGGAAAAGTAAAAAAGACACTGAAGTAAGAATACCCGAGTCTGATCGTCACGCGACAGGAAATGTAGAATTAAAGGCATCAGGAAATTCAATGAACAGATCCCAAGTGTTACAACTAGGTGTTCAGAAAACCGTGAGCGATCAGGAAGTGGCTGAGTTGAGTAGCATTTTGGGAGATTTGAAATCTCTAGCTCTCGGAGTTAATCAGGAAATAGGAGAGCAGGACGATATGATCAACAAACTAAACAGGACAGTCGAGGACGCCAATATAAGGGTGGCCAACACGGAGAAACGTGTTCAAAAACTTCTAACTTGA